Within Ralstonia pickettii DTP0602, the genomic segment CGTAAGCCCGACCCGGCGCGCGCCGCGGCAGCGCCGGCGTCTGCGTCCGTCCAGGCGAAGCTGCCGCTGCGGATGGCCGCGCCGCCGAGGTTGCCACGCACGCCGGTGCCGCTGCGGCCGGCACCCGTGCGTCCGGTGCCGGCGGCCACGGCAGCGGCCAGCGGCCGCTGCGCCGCGCTGGCCGGCATTGCCGGCATGGCCGACCGTGGCGAACTCGAAGCCGCCACCGCGGCGTGCCTGGCGCTGCTCGACGGCCCGGGGCCGGATGCCGATGCCGACGCCTATTGCATGCTGGGCGTGCTGCACGACGCCACCGGCCGCACCGCGCAGGCCCACGCCGCCTACCGCAAGGCGCTCTACCTGGACCCCGAGCACCAGGAAAGCCTGTACCACCTGGCCGCGCTGCTCGACACCCTGGGCGACCACGACGGCGCCATGCGCCTGCGCCAGCGCGCGCAGCGCCACACCCGCAAGCACCATGGCTGAGCCTCAAGGCATCCTCCTGCGCACCGACGCCATCGACGACTGCTGGCGGCGCATCGGCGTACGCGGCGACGGCTCCTGCGCCGCGCTGGCCGAACACGGGCACTGCCGCAACTGCCCCACCTACGCCCAGGCTGCGGCGACGCTGCTGGACGCGCAACGGCTGGATGCGCTGCTGGACGAACTGCCCGATGCCGCCACCCTCGCCGCGGACGATCCGGACACGTCCGCCGGGCTAGGCGCCGCGCAGTCCTGCCTGGTGTTCCGCATCGGCGATGAATGGCTGGCCCTGCCGACCGCGGCGCTGGGCGAGGTCACGGCCCCCGCCCCGGTCCATTCGCTGCCGCACCGGCGCGATGCCGCAGTGCTGGGACTGGCCGCAGTGCGCGGCAACCTGCTGGCCTGCCTGTCGCTGGCACAGCTGTTCGACGCGGGCGCCGCGCCTGCCGACAGCCACGGTAACGGCACCCGCTTCCTGATCCTCGGCCAGGGCCGCGGCGCTATCGCGCTTCCGGTGGCCGAGGTGTCCGGCGTCGCCCGCGTGCCGGAGCACGCGCTGCAGCCGCTGCCCGCTACGCTCGCGCGCGCGTCGGCGCGCTATACGCAGGCGCTGTTCGCCGACCAGGGGCGCACCGTCGGCCTGCTCGACGCGGCACTGGTACGCCAGGCGCTGGCACGGAGCCTGGCATGAATCCCGAGCAATTGCGCGATGCCTCGCTGCTGGAGCTGTTCGCGCTCGAAGCCGAATCCCAGGCCGACGTCCTCAATGCCGGGCTGCTGGCGCTGGAGCGCAATCCGGCCGCGGCCGACCAGCTCGAAGCCTGCATGCGCGCCGCGCATTCGCTCAAGGGCGCGGCACGCATCGTCGGGCTGGATGGCGGCGTGCGCGTCGCGCATGCGATGGAAGACTGCCTGGTGGCCGC encodes:
- a CDS encoding chemotaxis protein CheR (K13489: wspD; chemotaxis-related protein WspD); the encoded protein is MAEPQGILLRTDAIDDCWRRIGVRGDGSCAALAEHGHCRNCPTYAQAAATLLDAQRLDALLDELPDAATLAADDPDTSAGLGAAQSCLVFRIGDEWLALPTAALGEVTAPAPVHSLPHRRDAAVLGLAAVRGNLLACLSLAQLFDAGAAPADSHGNGTRFLILGQGRGAIALPVAEVSGVARVPEHALQPLPATLARASARYTQALFADQGRTVGLLDAALVRQALARSLA